One region of Rana temporaria chromosome 11, aRanTem1.1, whole genome shotgun sequence genomic DNA includes:
- the ZNF408 gene encoding zinc finger protein 408 codes for MNSSVSVQPVQCTEDAVWQALCTLPRGLALGPSLSQREGLGLWCVGDHLPAGTFLPPPIHGTGDGLLDNQETQTSLLPETVLKWARFARSSPKHVNVRFCDLNGSLHLQVISPIQPGSELLMPQEDNGDCTEETEHINETKSEPVPSTKTESSDSIPKDSVMSLMETGGDERTKPIKEISVSTKSPLSLQPEELVVTPHPKGSSSLGTPEIERTEPAVTLEAEAISPLVPEPEGAKLSLNTDSMTAIEGTALEQSSAVKTKDTEPTDAAHSDDMKEAAYDNKHVNGSQDGTNCQASSILLSRSIKGSGRESKTRNTDSKKKTTEKGKSKLRESKANVDVDKPKMTTLSKAVKRQCSPTPVKSSDNPAKISRLEGNEEDDNSKDIKNERVGKSAKLKAPSERKFHCPDCNKSFSQIGHLRRHSFIHSGHKPFLCTECGKAYCSEESFKAHLLGHQGLRPFKCTLCDKAYGTQRDLKEHAVLHTGQRPYRCEDCGKSFARRPTLRIHRKNYCTPRTDDTKTPLLCTVCNKQLANSCSLRNHMLVHTGEKPYTCPDCGSTFRHKGNLRIHQRLHTGEKPYKCQFCGDSFPQQPELKRHLILHTGEMHLCTVCGKALKDPHTLRAHERLHAGDRPFICQYCGKSYPIATKLRRHLKSHLEDKPFRCHLCGMGYNLQHSFKRHLHSHRDQELKEDSATESVAEHTLVLLQLVEPEGSAENSNRILITDFAESSEADHSHNTSALLLPLNSEMLEVSAGANYHGGILQREHGPGIILVPQALEFSTVIEEVEVECHV; via the exons ATGAATTCATCAGTCTCCGTTCAGCCTGTGCAGTGCACAGAGGATGCTGTCTGGCAGGCTTTATGCACCTTACCCCGTGGACTGGCCCTTGGCCCCTCTTTGTCACAGAGGGAGGGCCTGGGCTTGTGGTGTGTTGGGGATCATTTGCCCGCTGGCACATTCCTTCCTCCGCCCATTCATGGAACTGGAGATGGCTTATTGGATAATCAg GAAACCCAAACTTCATTGCTACCAGAAACTGTACTTAAGTGGGCGAG GTTTGCAAGAAGTAGCCCAAAACATGTGAATGTGAGATTCTGCGATCTCAATGGAAGTCTGCATCTCCAGGTCATCTCGCCAATTCAGCCAGGTTCCGAATTGTTAATGCCACAAGAGGATAATGGCGATTGCACTGAAGAAACTGAACATATTAATGAAACGAAAAGTGAACCTGTTCCATCCACCAAAACTGAGTCTAGTGATTCCATTCCCAAAGACTCTGTCATGTCACTGATGGAGACTGGAGGTGATGAACGAACAAAGCCTATCAAAGAAATATCAGTCAGTACAAAATCTCCATTATCCCTGCAGCCTGAAGAACTGGTTGTAACGCCACATCCAAAGGGATCTTCTTCTTTAGGGACCCCAGAGATTGAGAGGACAGAGCCAGCAGTGACACTAGAAGCTGAAGCAATTTCACCACTTGTGCCAGAGCCAGAAGGAGCCAAACTGTCACTAAATACAGACTCAATGACTGCCATTGAGGGGACCGCACTCGAGCAGAGTAGTGCAGTAAAGACCAAGGATACAG AACCGACTGATGCGGCTCACTCAGATGATATGAAGGAGGCAGCATATGATAACAAACATGTGAACGGCAGTCAGGATGGGACAAATTGTCAGGCTTCTAGTATCCTTTTATCCAGGTCCATCAAAGGTTCTGGAAGGGAGAGCAAGACCAGGAATACAGACAGTAAAAAGAAGACAACTGAGAAAGGGAAGAGCAAACTAAGAGAAAGCAAAGCAAATGTAGATGTTGACAAACCAAAGATGACAACTCTGAGTAAGGCAGTGAAGCGGCAGTGCTCCCCTACTCCAGTAAAAAGCAGTGATAACCCAGCTAAGATCTCCAGATTAGAAGGAAATGAAGAAGATGACAATtctaaagatataaaaaatgagCGTGTTGGTAAGAGCGCAAAACTAAAGGCACCATCGGAACGCAAGTTCCATTGTCCAGACTGCAATAAAAGCTTCAGCCAGATAGGCCATCTACGGCGACACAGTTTTATTCACAGTGGCCACAAGCCATTCCTCTGCACAGAGTGTGGCAAAGCCTACTGCTCAGAGGAGAGCTTTAAAGCCCACCTTTTAGGCCACCAGGGTCTCCGTCCTTTTAAATGCACACTCTGTGATAAAGCATATGGCACACAACGTGACTTGAAAGAGCATGCTGTGCTCCATACAGGGCAAAGGCCTTACCGTTGTGAGGACTGCGGTAAAAGCTTTGCCCGCCGTCCTACTTTACGTATCCATCGTAAGAATTATTGCACTCCAAGGACTGACGACACAAAAACTCCtctcctttgcacagtgtgcaacaaGCAGCTTGCCAACAGTTGCTCATTGCGCAACCACATGCTCGTACACACAGGGGAAAAACCTTATACGTGTCCAGACTGTGGCAGTACCTTCCGCCACAAGGGGAACTTGCGGATTCACCAGCGCCTTCATACTGGTGAAAAGCCCTACAAGTGCCAGTTCTGTGGAGATTCGTTTCCCCAGCAGCCTGAGCTAAAGCGGCACTTGATCCTGCACACAGGAGAAATGCACTTGTGTACTGTCTGCGGCAAGGCATTAAAAGACCCCCATACTTTGCGTGCCCACGAGCGCCTTCATGCAGGCGACCGCCCATTCATATGCCAGTATTGTGGCAAATCCTACCCCATTGCTACCAAGCTCCGGCGCCACCTAAAATCCCACCTGGAAGACAAACCATTTCGCTGCCACCTATGTGGCATGGGCTATAATCTGCAGCACAGTTTTAAGCGCCATTTGCACAgccacagagatcaggaactgaAAGAGGATTCTGCTACAGAGTCGGTGGCGGAGCACACGCTAGTTTTGCTGCAGTTAGTTGAGCCAGAGGGATCTGCTGAGAACTCAAACAGGATACTGATTACAGACTTTGCAGAGAGCTCTGAAGCAGATCATTCACACAATACCTCGGCACTACTTCTTCCACTGAACTCTGAAATGTTAGAAGTCTCTGCAGGAGCCAATTACCATGGAGGGATTCTGCAGAGGGAGCATGGCCCTGGAATAATACTGGTTCCTCAGGCACTGGAATTCAGCACTGTGATAGAGGAGGTGGAGGTTGAATGCCATGTATAA